The following coding sequences are from one Paenarthrobacter ureafaciens window:
- a CDS encoding DUF4244 domain-containing protein → MAQTTGASPSLASQAPHIPQAQHIPQAQHIPEGVPSLQVASSAGTSRIGTSPAGTSSAGTSPAGRSLVSRMRRRVMAGEAGMATAEYAIATLAAVGLAGLLVVLLRSDEVRGFLLNLIRTALSLP, encoded by the coding sequence TTGGCACAGACGACCGGCGCCAGCCCGTCCCTCGCCTCGCAAGCGCCGCACATCCCGCAAGCGCAGCACATCCCGCAAGCGCAGCACATCCCGGAAGGCGTGCCTTCCCTACAGGTGGCGTCATCGGCCGGAACTTCACGGATCGGAACTTCACCGGCCGGAACGTCATCGGCTGGAACGTCACCGGCCGGACGTTCCCTGGTCAGCAGGATGCGCAGGCGGGTCATGGCCGGTGAAGCGGGGATGGCTACGGCCGAATACGCCATCGCTACCCTCGCTGCCGTTGGACTCGCCGGGCTGCTGGTGGTGCTCCTGCGCAGCGATGAAGTTCGTGGGTTCCTGCTCAACCTGATTCGAACCGCGCTCTCTTTGCCATGA
- a CDS encoding type II secretion system F family protein produces MSGMSLLVLAGLLLAVVVGFGKRRRPRAEFRRRLSLTGAGHPATPHTRNSEISVGHAAPLHESAADGLRDPAMMLELMASMLDSGAGIGRALELIARSATTPVRDSLRPVVAALFLGTDWETAWSTPGRQPPEVARIRDALAFAALTGAPSASILYAQAARERREQFRAAEKRAAALGVKLVIPLGLCSLPAFICLGVVPVLIAMLPPG; encoded by the coding sequence ATGTCCGGTATGTCCCTGTTGGTGCTTGCGGGCCTGCTTCTGGCAGTCGTGGTGGGCTTCGGGAAACGTCGACGGCCGCGTGCGGAGTTCCGCAGACGACTGAGTCTCACCGGCGCCGGGCATCCGGCAACGCCGCACACCAGGAACTCTGAAATTTCCGTGGGTCATGCCGCGCCGCTTCACGAGAGCGCAGCGGACGGTTTGCGCGATCCCGCTATGATGCTCGAGCTGATGGCCTCGATGCTGGACTCCGGGGCAGGAATCGGGCGGGCCTTGGAACTCATTGCACGGAGTGCCACCACTCCTGTTCGCGACTCCCTGAGGCCTGTGGTGGCCGCGTTGTTCTTGGGAACGGACTGGGAAACAGCGTGGAGTACACCTGGCCGCCAACCTCCCGAAGTGGCCCGTATACGTGACGCGTTGGCTTTCGCAGCACTTACCGGTGCGCCCTCGGCATCGATCCTGTATGCCCAGGCCGCCCGGGAACGCCGTGAGCAGTTCCGTGCTGCAGAGAAACGCGCGGCCGCCCTGGGGGTCAAACTCGTTATTCCCCTTGGCCTGTGCTCGCTTCCGGCCTTCATTTGCCTCGGGGTGGTGCCCGTCCTCATCGCCATGCTTCCCCCGGGTTGA
- a CDS encoding TadA family conjugal transfer-associated ATPase has translation MNRRDNRGREHRRLDAVLLETVRESVLAGRGPVTPSTVAAAVQASGKLLGTAGALEAAETINAELNGLGPLQPLVRDPAVTDIFVNAPDSVWLDRGSGLERSAVRFDTEAQVRSLASRLVAAGGRRLDDGSPCVDVRLSGGYRVHAVLPPISTVGTLLSIRIRREETFTITELRAGGMFCEEIEDVLKAIIRHRLSFLVSGSTGSGKTTLLSSLLGLSDPSERLVLIEDAAELNPVHPHVVTLESRHGNLEGGGALDLGELVRQALRMRPDRLIVGECRGAEVRELLTALNTGHTGGGGTIHANTAQAVPARLIALGALAGLSAEAVRLQVASALDLVIHVERSQTGRRVSSLGIVSDAGVSQTVVPALTLTDSGLARGPGWPLLAARLALGADA, from the coding sequence GTGAACCGAAGGGACAACCGCGGACGGGAACACCGACGTCTTGACGCGGTCCTTCTCGAGACAGTTCGGGAGTCGGTGCTGGCAGGACGCGGCCCCGTCACCCCTTCCACCGTGGCAGCAGCTGTCCAAGCCAGCGGCAAGCTCCTTGGCACAGCAGGGGCTTTGGAAGCGGCCGAGACGATCAACGCCGAACTCAACGGCCTGGGTCCGCTGCAGCCCCTGGTCCGCGATCCAGCGGTCACCGACATCTTCGTCAACGCGCCCGACTCCGTCTGGTTGGACAGGGGCAGCGGTTTGGAGCGCTCGGCCGTCAGGTTCGACACAGAAGCCCAAGTACGGTCACTTGCCTCACGTTTGGTAGCCGCTGGCGGGCGTCGCTTGGACGACGGCTCACCCTGCGTGGACGTTCGCCTCAGCGGTGGCTACCGGGTGCATGCAGTGCTCCCGCCCATCTCCACCGTTGGCACCCTGCTCTCCATCCGTATTCGGCGGGAAGAAACATTCACCATCACCGAATTGCGGGCAGGAGGAATGTTCTGCGAAGAGATAGAGGACGTTCTCAAGGCGATCATCAGGCACCGCCTCAGCTTCCTCGTCAGCGGCTCCACAGGCTCGGGGAAGACCACCCTTCTGTCCAGCTTGCTGGGCCTCAGCGATCCCTCCGAACGACTTGTCCTGATCGAAGACGCAGCCGAACTCAACCCCGTCCACCCCCACGTGGTGACCCTTGAGTCCAGGCATGGAAACCTTGAAGGGGGCGGCGCGCTGGATCTTGGTGAATTGGTGCGGCAGGCTCTCCGGATGCGGCCGGACCGGTTGATCGTGGGCGAATGCAGGGGAGCGGAGGTCCGTGAACTTCTGACCGCGCTGAACACCGGTCACACGGGCGGGGGCGGGACCATCCATGCCAATACGGCCCAGGCGGTCCCTGCACGGTTGATCGCATTGGGCGCGCTAGCAGGGTTGAGCGCGGAGGCCGTGCGGTTGCAGGTCGCCAGTGCCTTGGATCTGGTGATCCACGTGGAGCGTTCGCAGACGGGCCGAAGAGTCTCCTCACTTGGCATCGTGAGCGACGCTGGTGTCAGCCAGACCGTGGTGCCTGCACTGACGTTGACGGACAGCGGCCTGGCCCGCGGTCCGGGCTGGCCGCTGCTGGCAGCACGCTTGGCCCTCGGCGCTGATGCATGA
- the ssd gene encoding septum site-determining protein Ssd, whose translation MRIVAASGGRLRTVERVEEALSGWDTADVLIVGSDVRETPPRRRAPAVLLGRSAEAEELWRLAAVLGAERVAALPEAAAWLAEHLSLASAPEPGGTMVGVVGGRGGSGATTAAIWLAHAAANHGVATLLVDGDPWGGGVELAVSDQSLPGLRWPDFAATRGSIDPGQFRDSLPTAGGFAFLSWPGRREPFESTDPASASAVLDAARRAFELTVIDIARNQEGLQAFAWDCDRILLLTTTHLKSAVATARVLNEVPPTDTGLLVRAAGSDPTDPHLVADALGIPLAGVVPDLRGVGAGTEQGRLLELGRRRPVRRFAEAALGLNGGDR comes from the coding sequence GTGCGCATCGTGGCGGCGTCCGGCGGGAGGCTGCGCACGGTCGAACGGGTGGAAGAGGCGCTTTCGGGATGGGACACGGCCGATGTTCTGATCGTAGGCAGTGACGTCAGGGAGACGCCGCCACGCAGGCGAGCCCCGGCAGTCCTGTTGGGCCGGTCCGCCGAAGCCGAAGAATTGTGGAGGCTGGCAGCGGTCCTGGGAGCAGAGCGTGTTGCGGCGCTGCCGGAGGCCGCGGCATGGCTTGCCGAGCACCTGAGCCTGGCCAGCGCCCCGGAGCCCGGCGGAACCATGGTGGGGGTGGTCGGTGGGAGGGGAGGATCCGGCGCCACGACTGCAGCCATCTGGTTGGCCCATGCCGCGGCCAACCATGGCGTCGCTACCCTATTGGTGGACGGTGACCCGTGGGGAGGCGGGGTGGAACTGGCTGTCAGCGACCAGTCCCTGCCGGGACTGAGGTGGCCGGACTTCGCCGCGACAAGGGGCAGCATCGATCCCGGCCAGTTCAGGGACTCCCTGCCCACGGCTGGAGGCTTCGCGTTTTTGTCCTGGCCCGGTAGGCGCGAGCCGTTCGAAAGCACGGATCCGGCTTCCGCATCTGCCGTTCTCGATGCGGCCCGCCGGGCATTCGAACTGACTGTCATTGACATTGCCCGGAACCAGGAAGGATTGCAGGCGTTCGCCTGGGACTGTGACCGGATACTGCTTCTCACCACAACGCACCTGAAATCCGCCGTCGCAACCGCAAGGGTCCTCAACGAGGTGCCACCTACCGACACAGGGCTGCTTGTCCGCGCCGCTGGATCGGACCCAACAGACCCTCACCTTGTGGCCGATGCCCTGGGAATTCCGCTGGCAGGAGTGGTACCGGACCTCCGTGGAGTAGGGGCCGGGACGGAGCAGGGACGCCTCCTGGAACTTGGACGGCGCCGGCCCGTCAGGCGGTTTGCCGAGGCGGCACTTGGATTGAACGGTGGCGACCGGTGA
- a CDS encoding bifunctional 3'-5' exonuclease/DNA polymerase: MYLLLAAHQDGAAIQRISPSGKPTSDARPVTKGELPGVVRELELQRPRWVWSRAQDWYPELLARGVELERCHDLALCGSILANSALTAHTEYAKNAEKLVQDDDTTPARALQPPPPPSTQGALFEDIKPVVAGVVELRNEFAAQQAALADVDDADLSKRLQLLLAAESAGAIIAVEMQHAGVPWREELHEQILTEALGPRPPLGHRPPALEALCNELRHMLNSPALNPDSPQDLMRALHRNGIEVKSTRKWELQQSGHPAIQPLLAYKQLSRLHTANGWTWLDTWVRDGRFHPEYVVGGVVSGRWASRGGGALQIPRNIRAAVHAEPGHKLIVADASQLEPRVLVALAQDTKMAEAARDKDLYAGIAAQGFGGDRQKAKVALLGAIYGATTGESGRLMPQLARTYPRAVGFVEQAAREGEAGRTVTTRLGRSSPAPSLGWLRSQQSTTAEEQRRADTIARSRGRFTRNFVVQGSAAEWAACWLAELRRRLRTFRAEGRPSGELVFFLHDEVMVHAADDAVEACVEAIREAADAAKELMFGRIPVEFPVSIAVVDSYDKAK; the protein is encoded by the coding sequence ATGTATTTGTTGCTCGCCGCCCACCAGGACGGCGCAGCTATTCAGAGGATTTCCCCTTCCGGAAAGCCCACATCCGATGCGCGCCCCGTCACCAAAGGTGAGCTGCCCGGCGTCGTACGTGAACTGGAACTGCAGCGGCCCCGCTGGGTGTGGAGCCGCGCCCAGGATTGGTACCCCGAACTGCTGGCCCGGGGTGTTGAACTGGAGCGCTGCCATGACTTGGCGCTGTGCGGATCGATCCTCGCCAATTCCGCCCTGACCGCCCACACGGAGTACGCGAAGAACGCTGAAAAGCTCGTCCAGGATGACGACACAACCCCTGCCAGGGCCCTGCAACCGCCGCCCCCGCCAAGTACGCAAGGGGCCCTCTTCGAGGACATCAAACCCGTTGTGGCGGGCGTGGTTGAGTTGCGGAACGAGTTCGCCGCCCAGCAGGCCGCCCTAGCGGACGTCGATGATGCTGATCTATCCAAGCGGCTGCAGCTGCTCCTCGCCGCAGAATCGGCAGGCGCGATCATCGCCGTCGAAATGCAGCACGCCGGCGTTCCATGGCGCGAGGAACTGCATGAGCAGATCCTCACCGAAGCCCTTGGCCCGCGGCCTCCGCTGGGCCACCGGCCACCCGCGCTTGAGGCGCTGTGCAACGAGTTACGGCACATGCTCAATTCGCCCGCGTTGAACCCGGATTCGCCCCAGGACCTCATGCGGGCCCTGCACCGCAACGGCATCGAGGTCAAAAGCACCCGCAAGTGGGAACTCCAGCAGTCCGGCCACCCCGCCATCCAACCGCTGCTGGCGTACAAGCAACTGTCCCGCCTCCACACCGCCAATGGCTGGACCTGGCTGGATACCTGGGTTCGCGACGGACGCTTCCATCCCGAGTACGTAGTTGGCGGCGTCGTCTCCGGCCGTTGGGCGTCGCGGGGCGGCGGAGCCCTGCAAATTCCCAGGAACATCCGTGCGGCCGTCCATGCAGAACCCGGACACAAGCTCATTGTCGCCGACGCATCCCAGCTGGAACCGAGGGTTCTGGTGGCCTTGGCGCAGGACACGAAGATGGCGGAGGCCGCGCGGGACAAGGACCTGTATGCGGGCATCGCCGCGCAGGGGTTCGGCGGCGACCGCCAAAAAGCCAAGGTGGCGCTTCTGGGCGCAATATACGGAGCCACCACGGGTGAATCCGGCCGTTTGATGCCCCAGCTTGCCCGCACGTATCCGCGTGCTGTCGGCTTCGTTGAGCAGGCGGCGCGCGAAGGCGAGGCGGGGCGTACGGTGACCACCCGGCTGGGTCGCAGCAGTCCCGCGCCTTCCCTCGGTTGGTTGCGCAGCCAGCAGTCCACCACCGCCGAGGAACAGCGGCGGGCAGACACCATCGCACGCTCGCGCGGACGCTTCACCCGAAACTTCGTGGTGCAAGGTTCCGCGGCTGAGTGGGCTGCGTGCTGGCTGGCGGAATTACGACGCCGGTTGCGAACCTTCAGGGCAGAAGGACGTCCCTCGGGTGAACTCGTCTTTTTCCTGCACGACGAAGTGATGGTCCATGCGGCGGACGATGCGGTGGAGGCGTGCGTGGAGGCTATCCGGGAAGCAGCCGATGCCGCCAAGGAACTCATGTTCGGCCGGATTCCCGTGGAGTTCCCGGTGAGCATCGCCGTCGTCGACTCCTACGACAAAGCGAAGTAG
- a CDS encoding CHAD domain-containing protein, protein MASEVRESLDAYLAFQIAEVQRSMPLISAADQEAVHSARLALRRLRSGISCFGIFLPPAPPEARHGIRWLATSLGEARDLFVLAQRVKLWLDAPVPWRSAEILRTAVEGLVERSNSIARHVAGDLRASRAITDFAGLPSHGTGPNGPTDGQAIACLHRQWEVMQQRIAEAEKSRSGSARNELLHDARKDVKRLRYALEAVAGALGPGSLLILQPAVALQRVLGEHHDAVASLAWMDTLAVDRGIDASDLDQLRHMEARRLEEAEREYSRTLLETPVPAPGAVLSSDGAVPAVRLQDQS, encoded by the coding sequence ATGGCTTCGGAAGTCCGCGAATCCCTGGACGCCTACCTCGCCTTTCAGATCGCCGAGGTGCAGCGTTCCATGCCCCTCATTTCGGCGGCCGACCAGGAAGCTGTCCACAGCGCCCGCCTCGCCTTGCGGCGGCTGCGGTCCGGGATTTCCTGCTTTGGCATCTTCCTGCCCCCTGCCCCGCCGGAGGCGCGCCACGGAATCAGGTGGCTTGCGACGTCCCTGGGTGAGGCGCGGGACCTGTTTGTCCTGGCCCAGCGCGTGAAGCTGTGGTTGGACGCCCCGGTGCCGTGGCGGTCGGCAGAGATCCTCCGCACCGCCGTCGAGGGTCTGGTGGAGCGAAGCAACAGCATCGCCCGTCACGTTGCCGGCGATCTACGTGCCAGCAGGGCGATAACGGATTTTGCTGGCCTCCCGTCTCACGGAACGGGGCCGAATGGGCCCACCGACGGGCAAGCCATCGCCTGCCTGCACCGTCAGTGGGAGGTGATGCAGCAGCGAATCGCCGAAGCAGAGAAATCCCGCTCCGGCTCCGCACGAAATGAACTCCTCCACGACGCCCGGAAGGACGTCAAAAGACTCCGTTATGCCCTGGAGGCCGTTGCCGGGGCGCTCGGTCCCGGTTCCCTACTCATCCTTCAGCCGGCCGTTGCCCTCCAGCGGGTTCTCGGAGAACACCACGACGCCGTTGCGAGCCTGGCGTGGATGGACACCCTCGCCGTGGACCGGGGAATTGACGCATCGGACCTGGACCAGCTTCGCCACATGGAAGCACGGCGCTTGGAAGAAGCAGAGAGGGAGTACAGCCGGACCCTGCTGGAAACACCTGTTCCCGCACCGGGAGCCGTGCTTTCATCTGACGGCGCAGTACCCGCCGTTCGGCTCCAGGACCAGTCATAA
- a CDS encoding YegP family protein, whose product MAGRFVIVRDNDGTYRFRLTAADGTVVAESPAYKHLKGVVEGIHAVRENAATGLIVDRSSTAREAA is encoded by the coding sequence ATGGCTGGCAGATTCGTAATTGTTCGGGACAACGACGGCACGTACCGCTTCCGCCTTACGGCAGCGGACGGAACCGTGGTGGCGGAATCGCCCGCATACAAGCACCTCAAGGGCGTCGTGGAAGGCATCCACGCGGTACGCGAAAACGCAGCAACGGGACTGATCGTGGACCGTTCAAGCACTGCCCGGGAGGCAGCCTGA